From the Halomonas meridiana genome, one window contains:
- a CDS encoding ABC transporter ATP-binding protein, translating into MPAYSHPASRLTADGLHAGYDTKRILQGVDMAVAEGQLTVLLGPNGSGKSTLLKTLARTLTPSGGHVYLDGKDIHRSNTREVAQRLGILPQGPIAPEGLSVKQLVGMGRFPHQGFWKKDPQQDANAIAEAMAYMHVTEFADRDVEALSGGQRQRCWIAMVLAQQTDLILLDEPTTFLDLKVQVDLLALLSRLAHDHGRTLLLVLHDLNLAAAYADHLVMMRDGQIVTSGAPNDVFTAANLKRVFDLDAHILRDPASGSPVCVPFTSATLQAAL; encoded by the coding sequence ATGCCCGCCTATTCCCACCCTGCATCACGACTCACCGCTGACGGCCTGCACGCTGGCTACGACACCAAGCGCATTCTGCAAGGGGTAGATATGGCTGTAGCGGAAGGCCAACTCACCGTGCTGCTAGGGCCCAATGGCAGCGGCAAATCGACTCTGCTGAAAACGCTGGCGCGCACGCTGACGCCCAGCGGCGGGCATGTCTATCTCGATGGCAAGGACATTCATCGCAGCAACACCCGGGAGGTCGCCCAGCGGCTAGGCATTTTGCCGCAAGGCCCCATCGCCCCCGAGGGGTTGAGCGTAAAACAGCTGGTGGGGATGGGACGCTTTCCCCACCAAGGGTTTTGGAAAAAAGATCCGCAGCAGGATGCCAACGCCATCGCCGAAGCCATGGCCTATATGCACGTGACCGAGTTTGCCGACCGGGATGTGGAAGCGCTCTCCGGTGGCCAGCGCCAGCGCTGCTGGATCGCGATGGTGCTCGCCCAGCAGACCGATTTAATTTTGCTGGATGAACCCACCACCTTTTTAGATTTGAAGGTGCAGGTAGACCTGCTGGCACTGCTTTCTCGGCTGGCCCACGACCATGGCCGCACACTGCTGCTGGTACTGCACGACTTGAACCTCGCCGCCGCCTACGCCGACCATCTAGTGATGATGCGCGACGGACAAATCGTCACCAGCGGCGCGCCAAACGACGTGTTCACCGCGGCCAACCTAAAGCGCGTCTTCGACCTAGATGCGCATATTCTGCGCGACCCCGCTAGCGGCAGCCCAGTGTGCGTGCCCTTCACCTCGGCGACGTTACAGGCAGCTCTATGA